From the genome of Neisseria lisongii, one region includes:
- a CDS encoding 3'-5' exonuclease family protein — protein MADISHWPALAAVFSRFGLPVAVVDLESTGGNFYQDRITEIALIRFENGKIRRYEQLVNPQQPISEFIENLTGISNETVAHAPAFADIAADLLPLLQHSLVVAHNSRFDHTFLRHEFARAGIDFAGPALCTVQLSRRLYPQEYKHNLDSIIERFDIPVANRHRAMTDVVALCDFLERSLQEHSPDEWLQQSQSLLRPAMLPSTLPPDLQGQIYALPDSAGAAVWLDAHSQALSVEAYEHAYSEISAAFSRKKLPPYLQAAAQIRFMPAIGTLHALWLKAQAALEHRLMPSKNGKYFFTVQFTPSAQGVLQAKIVPLNNGWHERKPNGLFLHKKAAKRALADWAQTHDLCPALLDILPTTYAANQPCPLQALGSCDGNCRSSSGIERHNRLIEQYAPQLPVADWGKLHEFDVTERHPLNGKSITFRCSGGAIALPDGRWYFDDTLHAALKAAVKKNKADIQPVK, from the coding sequence ATGGCGGATATTTCGCACTGGCCTGCTCTGGCGGCGGTATTTTCCCGCTTCGGCCTGCCGGTTGCCGTGGTGGATTTGGAATCTACGGGCGGCAATTTTTATCAGGACAGGATCACCGAAATCGCCCTGATTCGTTTTGAAAACGGCAAAATCCGGCGCTATGAACAGCTGGTTAATCCGCAGCAGCCGATTTCGGAATTTATTGAAAACCTGACCGGTATTTCCAATGAAACCGTCGCCCATGCGCCGGCTTTTGCCGACATCGCCGCGGATTTGCTGCCGTTGTTGCAGCATTCGCTGGTAGTTGCCCACAACAGCCGTTTCGACCATACTTTTCTGCGCCATGAGTTTGCCCGTGCCGGTATCGATTTTGCCGGTCCGGCATTATGCACCGTCCAACTTTCCCGCCGACTGTATCCCCAAGAATACAAACATAATTTAGACAGCATTATCGAGCGTTTCGATATTCCGGTTGCCAACCGCCATCGGGCGATGACCGATGTTGTCGCATTGTGCGACTTTTTGGAACGCAGCCTGCAAGAACACTCACCCGATGAATGGCTGCAGCAAAGCCAATCGCTGCTGCGCCCCGCCATGCTGCCTTCAACCTTGCCGCCCGATTTGCAGGGGCAAATCTATGCCCTGCCCGACAGCGCCGGTGCTGCGGTATGGCTGGACGCACACAGTCAGGCATTATCGGTGGAAGCCTACGAACACGCCTATTCGGAAATTTCGGCTGCGTTCAGCCGCAAAAAACTGCCGCCCTATCTCCAAGCCGCCGCCCAAATCCGCTTTATGCCCGCCATAGGTACGCTGCACGCCTTGTGGCTCAAGGCACAGGCGGCACTGGAACACCGGCTGATGCCGTCTAAAAACGGCAAATACTTTTTCACCGTACAATTTACTCCGTCCGCCCAAGGCGTATTGCAGGCAAAAATCGTTCCCCTCAACAACGGTTGGCACGAACGCAAACCAAATGGTCTGTTTCTGCACAAAAAAGCCGCCAAACGTGCTTTGGCGGACTGGGCGCAAACCCACGATCTTTGCCCTGCCTTGCTCGATATTCTGCCGACCACCTACGCCGCCAACCAGCCCTGCCCCTTGCAGGCACTCGGAAGCTGCGACGGCAACTGCCGCTCAAGTTCAGGTATCGAGCGGCACAACCGTTTAATCGAACAATACGCACCGCAACTGCCCGTTGCCGACTGGGGCAAGCTGCATGAATTTGATGTAACCGAACGCCACCCCTTAAACGGCAAAAGCATCACCTTCCGCTGCAGCGGCGGTGCCATCGCCCTGCCCGACGGCCGCTGGTATTTTGACGACACCCTCCACGCCGCCCTCAAAGCTGCCGTGAAGAAAAATAAAGCTGATATTCAGCCGGTAAAATAA
- a CDS encoding Cof-type HAD-IIB family hydrolase: protein MTPKIIFFDIDDTLYRKYTDTLRPSVLQAMNALKAKGILTAIATGRTPAAFPEKIKQLIRQCGMDMLISINGQYIEYQGKMLQSYPMDEADIHAVIAVLQRKNIPYAFVGTQHIAVSERNTLTENTLASILTVCPEDPHYYQKHEVYQMLAFYPPQQDGEISPDIEALGLKTVRWHENAVDILRSGGSKAVGIAHSVAKLGIAMQDVMAFGDGMNDIEMLQTVGFGVAMGNGEPQAKAAARHVCPSVDEDGVYRGLQELGIID, encoded by the coding sequence ATGACTCCGAAAATCATTTTTTTCGACATCGACGACACGCTCTACCGCAAATACACCGACACTCTACGGCCCTCCGTCTTGCAGGCGATGAATGCTCTCAAGGCCAAAGGCATACTCACCGCCATCGCCACCGGCCGCACGCCTGCCGCTTTTCCCGAAAAAATCAAACAGCTTATCCGCCAATGCGGTATGGATATGCTGATTTCCATCAACGGTCAATATATTGAATACCAAGGGAAAATGTTGCAATCCTATCCGATGGACGAAGCCGACATTCACGCCGTTATCGCTGTTTTGCAGCGGAAAAACATTCCCTATGCGTTTGTCGGTACACAGCATATTGCCGTATCCGAACGCAATACGCTGACCGAAAACACGCTTGCCAGTATTCTGACCGTCTGCCCCGAAGACCCGCATTATTACCAGAAGCATGAAGTGTACCAAATGCTGGCATTCTATCCGCCGCAACAAGATGGAGAAATCAGCCCCGACATCGAAGCACTCGGCCTGAAAACCGTCCGCTGGCATGAAAACGCCGTCGATATCCTGCGCAGCGGCGGCTCAAAAGCCGTCGGCATTGCCCACTCCGTTGCCAAACTGGGCATAGCAATGCAGGACGTAATGGCGTTCGGCGACGGTATGAACGACATTGAAATGCTGCAAACCGTCGGCTTCGGCGTTGCCATGGGCAACGGCGAACCCCAAGCCAAAGCCGCCGCCCGCCATGTCTGCCCGAGCGTCGATGAAGACGGCGTGTATCGGGGGCTGCAGGAATTGGGGATTATTGATTAA
- a CDS encoding glycosyltransferase: MTAIKSICYHNKNIHFHLLNKEYPEEWFDWLNQKLALLGSCIENVKIQGNFAENHHLPHINEATYYRLLIPTLAAEKALYLDCDLVVNTDLLPLYQTDLGDNYLAATVDGVLNYTDHFYYEFPDLKPYFNSGILLFNQDKWKKEGLVEKALAMAGQYNNFYSQST; the protein is encoded by the coding sequence TTGACGGCAATTAAATCTATTTGTTACCACAATAAAAATATTCATTTTCATCTGCTTAATAAAGAATATCCTGAAGAGTGGTTCGATTGGCTGAATCAAAAATTAGCACTTTTAGGCAGCTGTATTGAAAACGTCAAAATTCAAGGCAACTTTGCCGAGAATCATCATCTTCCCCATATCAATGAAGCGACTTATTATCGGCTGTTGATTCCGACTTTGGCTGCTGAAAAAGCCCTGTATTTGGATTGTGATTTGGTCGTTAATACAGATTTATTACCACTGTATCAGACTGATTTGGGCGATAATTATCTGGCTGCAACGGTGGACGGGGTATTAAATTATACTGATCATTTTTATTATGAATTCCCTGATTTAAAGCCCTATTTTAATTCGGGTATTCTGTTGTTTAATCAAGACAAATGGAAAAAGGAAGGTTTGGTTGAAAAAGCCTTGGCGATGGCGGGACAATATAATAATTTCTATAGTCAATCTACCTAA
- a CDS encoding IS630 transposase-related protein — protein MTYSTDFRKLALAKLKQGLSIRKAAKELGIGSDTLFRWTKNPVPKAYPKDRKPFKITKEALFLDVEQYPDAYCYERAERFNCSTSAIHKALQKYGISRKKDQ, from the coding sequence ATGACCTACTCAACAGACTTCCGCAAACTCGCCCTAGCCAAACTCAAACAAGGCCTTTCCATCCGCAAAGCAGCCAAAGAACTCGGTATCGGCAGCGATACCCTGTTCAGATGGACAAAGAACCCTGTCCCCAAAGCCTACCCCAAAGACAGAAAACCTTTCAAAATCACAAAAGAAGCACTGTTTCTGGATGTAGAACAATACCCCGATGCCTATTGCTACGAACGGGCAGAGCGGTTTAACTGTTCAACCAGTGCTATTCATAAAGCACTGCAAAAATACGGTATCAGCCGAAAAAAAGACCAATAA
- a CDS encoding transposase, whose protein sequence is MFDCSINSRIFDTWVEQLLIPQLPDNSVVVMDNAAFHKGKAEALLKDKGHTVLWLPPYSPDLNPIEKKWAWLKARRRKFGVMSVDELFRGVI, encoded by the coding sequence TTGTTTGACTGCAGTATCAACAGCAGGATATTTGATACTTGGGTAGAACAGCTGCTGATACCGCAGCTTCCGGATAACAGTGTGGTGGTCATGGATAATGCGGCGTTTCATAAGGGTAAGGCCGAAGCGTTATTGAAGGATAAAGGCCATACTGTCTTGTGGCTTCCTCCTTACAGTCCCGACTTAAATCCGATTGAGAAGAAGTGGGCTTGGTTAAAGGCCAGACGGAGGAAGTTTGGGGTGATGTCTGTGGATGAGTTGTTTAGGGGTGTTATTTAA